One segment of Paraburkholderia sp. PREW-6R DNA contains the following:
- a CDS encoding pilus assembly protein, with product MKISEIRRKNKQLGQGMTEYIIIVALIAVSAIGVYSLFGQTLRNQTSGLAIEMSGQNAQSNISTAQTNANTATSNANHTKNMGTYNDSNNTGN from the coding sequence ATGAAAATCTCAGAAATTCGCCGCAAGAATAAGCAACTCGGCCAAGGCATGACGGAATACATCATCATCGTCGCGCTCATCGCCGTGTCGGCTATTGGCGTGTACTCACTCTTCGGCCAAACGCTGCGCAACCAGACCTCCGGCCTCGCTATCGAAATGTCCGGCCAGAACGCGCAGAGCAACATTTCGACGGCGCAGACCAATGCGAATACCGCGACCAGCAACGCCAACCACACGAAGAACATGGGTACGTATAACGACAGCAACAATACGGGTAACTAA
- a CDS encoding pilus assembly protein TadG-related protein, with amino-acid sequence MKRSARTGRARVASASGQALVPALIFLLVGCIGLYVAFSSFQMTSAKIKLQNTADAAAYSAAVLQARDYNFSAYTNRAMIANQVTAAQVVALKSWIDELGETYTPSDLDKTIAGLADHPAEWSTPKQLGDSDIAPLRATLDALLPTVARNIGSLNRALSVAQATYHAATVNSVPDTADAIAQLNQPDTHVTSGYFTSARNAAQLAAWTSYTATITPAGKLGSDEFADVATDPATLDGFVKNRDSSRSVAPDFQQLNDTAASVCGTTASSFTVRVTHDGGTQLRSDKSAWQSIDASTAALVVSCFGAFGAVAGSGGSANGNITSFMTHPPFVAWQDWQGYGGYFNFGYEGSASPGYQVPEAMAQQFSQGPGPSLDPANGGLLPYQELSGLALASEAPRITIEVTRNTNTLVKTIGLQGSGRLAVVDNAAAGAMRALSSANAYFVRPDETASGASIMGRLLNADEWARADHATEYPSLFSPYWQARLAPVSQEERAAAQASQMSEAPQAQKQ; translated from the coding sequence ATGAAACGCTCTGCCCGCACGGGCAGGGCCAGGGTTGCCAGCGCTAGCGGGCAGGCGCTGGTCCCTGCACTGATTTTCCTTCTGGTCGGCTGCATAGGTCTGTACGTGGCGTTCAGCTCGTTCCAAATGACAAGCGCCAAAATCAAACTGCAAAACACGGCGGATGCCGCCGCTTATAGCGCCGCCGTGCTGCAGGCGCGCGACTACAACTTCTCTGCTTATACGAACCGGGCGATGATTGCCAATCAGGTCACCGCCGCGCAAGTGGTTGCGCTCAAATCATGGATCGACGAACTCGGTGAGACCTACACGCCCTCCGACCTCGACAAAACGATCGCAGGGCTTGCAGACCATCCCGCCGAATGGAGCACGCCGAAGCAGCTTGGCGATAGCGACATCGCGCCGCTGCGCGCAACGTTGGACGCGTTGCTGCCCACGGTGGCGCGCAATATAGGTTCACTCAATCGCGCGCTAAGCGTCGCGCAAGCCACCTACCACGCTGCGACCGTGAACTCGGTCCCAGACACAGCGGATGCAATCGCGCAACTGAATCAGCCCGACACGCACGTCACCAGCGGATATTTCACCAGCGCGCGCAATGCCGCGCAGCTTGCCGCATGGACCTCCTATACGGCTACCATCACGCCCGCAGGGAAGCTCGGCTCAGACGAATTCGCCGACGTCGCAACCGACCCGGCCACGCTCGACGGTTTCGTCAAGAACCGCGACTCCAGTCGCAGTGTCGCGCCTGACTTCCAGCAGTTGAACGATACCGCCGCAAGCGTATGCGGAACCACGGCCAGCTCGTTCACCGTGCGAGTCACGCACGACGGAGGCACTCAGCTCAGAAGCGACAAGAGCGCCTGGCAATCTATCGATGCAAGCACTGCTGCGCTCGTCGTAAGCTGTTTCGGCGCATTTGGCGCCGTGGCCGGCTCCGGCGGCAGTGCGAATGGAAACATCACCAGCTTCATGACGCATCCGCCGTTCGTCGCGTGGCAGGACTGGCAGGGTTATGGCGGCTACTTCAATTTCGGCTATGAAGGCAGTGCCTCACCCGGCTATCAGGTACCGGAGGCCATGGCGCAGCAGTTTTCGCAGGGGCCCGGCCCTTCGCTCGATCCCGCGAACGGCGGTCTGCTCCCATATCAGGAGCTCAGCGGCCTGGCACTTGCCAGCGAGGCGCCTCGCATCACGATCGAGGTCACGCGCAACACCAACACACTCGTGAAGACGATCGGCCTGCAAGGCAGCGGCCGTCTCGCCGTGGTCGACAACGCCGCCGCCGGCGCCATGCGGGCGCTCTCCAGTGCCAACGCCTATTTCGTACGCCCGGATGAAACCGCTTCCGGCGCCTCGATCATGGGCCGTCTTCTGAATGCCGACGAATGGGCGCGCGCAGATCATGCCACCGAATACCCAAGCCTCTTTAGCCCCTATTGGCAAGCGCGGCTCGCGCCGGTCAGCCAGGAGGAACGCGCCGCCGCGCAGGCGAGCCAGATGTCCGAAGCACCGCAGGCCCAAAAGCAATGA
- the cpaB gene encoding Flp pilus assembly protein CpaB — translation MFKKIKLRSLLANSWVLLFLAVLVAGGLTFLLYKYLNDRETKLKADMNTNHIRGGVVVVVPQQDAPAGMPLSSDNFVGREIEGNLVYDDTIRADNFEQYRNSHLVKAVRHGLPLRAGDIDALHARDFSDVLKPGTRAVTVEIDTVNSTALMLRPGNHVDLYWIGKVFHLDHSSDDKKIAQRMLSNVLVLATGQDTRPRDAGEAAQYDQANANSSAMSRQQGDGYTTVTLEVPVDDVPRVALAQKVGGLRLILRNSDDKTADGPALVQESDVFIDPTRGRPGGSTAAAPPSVEIISGGSMNTSSVLITQGQSTTPVQEPRSTPAATAAIPGSASPQHQPSLYEQANAIAQQLQKATAPGASKQN, via the coding sequence ATGTTCAAGAAAATAAAACTCCGCTCACTGCTCGCGAATTCATGGGTGCTGCTTTTCCTCGCTGTGCTGGTTGCAGGTGGCCTTACGTTTCTGCTCTACAAATATCTGAACGACCGAGAGACAAAGCTCAAGGCCGACATGAACACGAATCATATTCGCGGCGGCGTGGTGGTTGTCGTGCCGCAGCAGGACGCTCCCGCCGGCATGCCGCTGTCGAGCGACAACTTCGTGGGACGCGAGATTGAAGGCAATCTGGTGTACGACGATACGATCCGCGCGGACAATTTCGAGCAATACCGTAACTCACATCTGGTGAAAGCGGTACGGCACGGACTACCGCTGCGCGCGGGCGACATCGACGCGTTGCACGCCCGCGACTTTTCGGACGTCCTGAAACCCGGAACTCGCGCAGTGACAGTCGAGATCGACACGGTCAATTCCACGGCCCTGATGCTGCGCCCCGGCAATCACGTGGATCTGTACTGGATCGGCAAGGTCTTTCACCTCGATCACAGCAGCGACGATAAAAAAATCGCACAACGCATGTTGTCGAACGTGCTCGTGCTTGCGACCGGTCAGGACACGCGCCCGCGCGACGCCGGCGAGGCAGCGCAATACGATCAGGCGAATGCCAACAGCAGCGCGATGAGCCGGCAGCAGGGCGACGGATACACCACGGTAACGCTCGAAGTCCCCGTGGACGACGTGCCGCGCGTTGCGCTCGCACAAAAGGTCGGCGGCTTGCGCCTGATTCTGCGCAACTCGGACGACAAGACCGCGGACGGTCCCGCGTTGGTTCAGGAAAGCGATGTATTCATCGATCCCACTCGCGGGCGGCCAGGCGGGAGTACGGCTGCGGCGCCCCCGTCCGTCGAAATCATCAGCGGCGGCAGCATGAACACCAGCAGCGTGCTGATTACCCAAGGCCAATCGACCACGCCCGTCCAGGAGCCGCGATCAACTCCCGCCGCGACCGCGGCGATACCCGGTTCCGCATCGCCGCAGCATCAGCCGAGTCTCTATGAACAGGCGAACGCGATTGCGCAACAACTGCAAAAAGCCACTGCGCCCGGCGCATCGAAGCAGAACTAA
- a CDS encoding pilus assembly protein N-terminal domain-containing protein yields the protein MKVKHNAAPLRRRVLPSVLVAMLLCEAAPAVVAQSSYSATQDSPAAGTRVLDMFRGEVRILHIPGTIKRIAIGDGKLITANVVDGSLVLLGEKDGITSLVVWNQKGIALQTTVRIAKAEVSASVGQLRAVLKPVSGLHIDAIGSNIVLSGVIHRDMANIVKAATHDMTNVVDTTTVDEGDALRKTVHFKVQIMEVTRNGQRNLGIAWDSAFKGPQIGGAATVATGAAKAAVAGTSYFLAGIASNITSQINFAVENGDAYVLAAPELNTKSGGTASFLAGGQVPIPQSGALGTTSVEYKDYGIKLSIIPVVDANNIISAHLTTEISQIDPSVTYAGMPGFLTRNTSSDISMRAGETLAISGLISADATNDSNGMPFLSQVPIIGQLFRSDAFRSKKSDLVIFVTPVISDPDLAPNTNLLTRADRIDESFRKEYGNPNPLIADKDKANHTTAPRQPIGPTPALIPTPIRSTLQQAAPAEPRAQPSSVDAAGPLPPPRPYTGVPPVGVAEALRALSSEQQPQATRPPVSTQPASNGKTSAQQVGVLGTSAE from the coding sequence ATGAAAGTCAAACATAACGCGGCGCCTCTGCGCCGCCGGGTCCTGCCGTCTGTTCTCGTTGCCATGCTGTTGTGCGAGGCGGCGCCAGCCGTGGTGGCTCAATCCAGCTACTCCGCAACCCAGGATAGTCCTGCCGCCGGCACGCGAGTGCTCGACATGTTCCGTGGCGAAGTACGGATCCTCCATATTCCGGGAACGATCAAACGCATCGCCATTGGTGACGGCAAGCTGATTACCGCCAACGTGGTCGACGGCAGCCTGGTACTGCTTGGCGAGAAGGACGGCATCACGTCGCTCGTCGTGTGGAACCAGAAGGGCATCGCGCTGCAAACTACCGTCCGTATAGCGAAAGCGGAAGTCAGCGCGTCGGTGGGACAGTTGCGCGCGGTGCTCAAGCCCGTGTCGGGACTGCACATCGATGCAATCGGCTCGAATATCGTGCTTTCCGGCGTGATCCATCGCGACATGGCGAATATCGTGAAGGCCGCGACGCACGACATGACGAACGTCGTCGACACCACCACGGTCGACGAAGGCGACGCGCTGCGCAAAACCGTGCACTTCAAGGTACAGATCATGGAAGTGACGCGCAACGGCCAGCGCAATCTCGGCATTGCGTGGGACAGCGCATTCAAAGGGCCGCAGATCGGCGGGGCGGCGACCGTTGCAACCGGCGCGGCCAAGGCCGCCGTCGCGGGAACGAGTTATTTCCTCGCGGGCATTGCCTCGAACATCACGTCGCAAATCAACTTTGCCGTGGAAAACGGCGACGCGTACGTGCTTGCGGCCCCGGAGCTGAACACGAAGAGCGGCGGAACGGCGAGTTTCCTCGCGGGCGGCCAGGTGCCGATTCCGCAGTCAGGCGCGCTCGGCACGACAAGCGTCGAGTACAAGGACTACGGTATCAAGCTGAGCATCATTCCGGTGGTGGACGCGAACAACATTATCTCGGCGCATCTCACTACGGAAATCAGTCAGATCGACCCATCCGTGACGTATGCCGGCATGCCGGGTTTTCTGACTCGCAACACGAGTTCGGACATCTCAATGCGAGCGGGCGAAACGCTGGCTATTTCCGGACTGATCAGTGCGGACGCGACGAATGATTCCAACGGCATGCCATTCCTCAGCCAGGTGCCGATCATCGGACAGCTGTTCCGCTCCGACGCGTTCCGGTCCAAGAAAAGCGATCTCGTGATCTTCGTGACTCCGGTGATCTCAGACCCGGATCTGGCGCCGAACACGAACCTGCTCACGCGTGCCGACAGAATCGACGAAAGCTTCCGCAAGGAGTACGGCAATCCGAATCCACTCATCGCCGACAAAGACAAGGCGAATCACACGACTGCGCCGCGTCAACCGATCGGGCCCACGCCTGCGTTGATTCCCACTCCGATCCGCAGCACGTTGCAGCAGGCAGCGCCAGCTGAACCGCGGGCGCAACCGTCGTCCGTCGATGCCGCTGGGCCGCTGCCGCCACCCCGTCCTTACACAGGCGTGCCGCCAGTGGGCGTCGCCGAGGCGCTTCGCGCGCTGAGCAGCGAGCAGCAGCCGCAAGCCACCCGGCCGCCCGTTTCGACGCAACCCGCGTCGAATGGAAAAACATCGGCGCAACAGGTCGGCGTGCTCGGCACGTCGGCGGAGTAA
- a CDS encoding ATPase, T2SS/T4P/T4SS family has protein sequence MLNLQVHTRNAPVRLLQLDQGCTIGKDASCDVIVKGLLIGKLQARIVREHNAYYIEDQGGIAATLVNGSPITRYGPLTEADQIEIGVTTIRIARDASVSRSVSPTHHGAQSAQHAAHAPVATLPVDHPVASTMGGTTQPAAQHHAREQQEPFFAAAAPASFTASPQSERSYFPPTTSLPALNALHTLPQHEGAAATNHAVTPGLEPLLPRPIASTKKSAATQLPVAPINSPHGIELRKQAHMKVIAALDLRRLNVARMEEDELRKTVSAALDDILNHDTSFRTADIPLDALKKSVFDEIIGLGPLEELLADPTVSEIMVNCHNEIFIEQYGQLTRSPVIFTDDRAVLGAIERIVAPIGRRIDESSPMVDARLSDGSRVNAVIPPLALKGPSMTIRKFSRQKLGGEDLVRFGSLSEDMLEFLHTAVREGANIIISGGTGSGKTTLLNVLSNYIPDDERIVTVEDAAELQLSQPNLVCLEARPANMEGKGAVPIRDLVKNCLRMRPDRIVIGECRGGEALDMLQAMNTGHDGSLTTAHANTPRDCIARLEVMTLMAGLDLPVQAIREQISSAVDIIVQQSRFSCGSRRVTHVTEVSGMESGVITLQDVFVFKEEGFGDDGKIQGKFVSTAYIPDFYQELIRRRIPVNTGIFTRVE, from the coding sequence ATGCTCAATCTTCAGGTACACACGCGCAATGCGCCGGTTCGGCTGCTTCAGCTCGATCAGGGTTGCACGATCGGCAAGGACGCGAGCTGTGACGTGATCGTCAAGGGTTTGCTCATCGGCAAACTGCAAGCGCGGATAGTAAGAGAACACAACGCTTATTACATCGAGGACCAGGGCGGCATTGCGGCAACGCTGGTCAACGGTTCGCCGATCACGCGCTACGGTCCGCTCACCGAAGCGGATCAGATAGAAATCGGCGTCACGACCATCAGGATCGCCCGCGACGCCTCTGTGTCGCGGTCTGTGTCACCGACCCATCACGGCGCGCAGAGCGCGCAGCATGCGGCTCACGCGCCGGTTGCAACGCTGCCAGTCGATCACCCTGTTGCGTCGACGATGGGCGGGACCACCCAGCCAGCGGCACAACATCACGCGCGTGAGCAACAGGAGCCTTTTTTTGCGGCAGCGGCTCCCGCTTCGTTCACGGCGTCGCCGCAGTCGGAGCGATCTTATTTTCCGCCGACAACATCGCTCCCCGCTCTCAACGCTTTGCACACGCTCCCACAGCATGAAGGCGCGGCCGCGACCAATCATGCTGTCACGCCGGGGCTTGAGCCGTTACTGCCCAGGCCAATCGCGTCAACGAAAAAGAGCGCGGCAACGCAACTGCCGGTTGCGCCCATCAACAGTCCGCACGGCATCGAACTGCGCAAGCAGGCGCATATGAAGGTGATCGCGGCGCTCGACCTCCGGCGTCTGAACGTAGCGCGCATGGAAGAGGACGAACTGCGCAAAACCGTAAGCGCCGCCCTCGACGATATCCTGAATCACGACACCAGTTTTCGCACCGCCGATATCCCGCTCGACGCTCTGAAGAAAAGCGTCTTCGACGAAATTATCGGCCTCGGACCACTCGAGGAATTGCTGGCCGATCCGACGGTGTCGGAAATCATGGTGAATTGCCACAACGAAATTTTCATCGAGCAATATGGCCAACTGACCCGCTCGCCGGTGATCTTCACCGACGACCGCGCGGTACTCGGCGCGATCGAACGAATCGTTGCACCCATTGGCCGCCGCATCGACGAAAGCTCGCCGATGGTCGACGCCCGGCTCTCCGACGGGTCGCGCGTGAACGCCGTGATTCCGCCGCTCGCATTGAAGGGGCCGAGCATGACGATCCGCAAATTTTCCAGGCAGAAACTGGGCGGCGAAGATCTGGTTCGCTTCGGTTCCCTGTCGGAGGACATGCTCGAATTCCTGCACACCGCGGTCAGGGAAGGCGCCAACATCATCATCTCCGGCGGCACGGGCTCGGGCAAGACGACGCTGCTGAACGTGCTGTCCAACTACATTCCTGACGACGAACGCATCGTCACGGTGGAGGATGCAGCGGAGTTGCAGCTGTCCCAGCCCAATCTCGTCTGCCTCGAAGCGCGCCCCGCGAACATGGAAGGCAAAGGCGCGGTGCCCATTCGCGACCTCGTGAAGAACTGCCTGCGGATGCGGCCGGACCGCATCGTGATCGGCGAGTGTCGCGGCGGCGAGGCGCTAGACATGCTACAGGCGATGAACACAGGCCACGACGGCTCGCTCACCACCGCGCACGCCAACACCCCGCGTGACTGCATCGCGCGACTCGAAGTGATGACGCTGATGGCGGGTCTCGATCTGCCCGTGCAGGCCATTCGTGAGCAGATCAGTTCGGCGGTGGACATCATCGTGCAGCAGTCGCGTTTTTCCTGCGGGTCACGCCGCGTGACGCACGTGACCGAAGTGAGCGGCATGGAATCCGGCGTCATTACCTTGCAGGACGTGTTCGTCTTCAAGGAGGAAGGTTTCGGCGACGACGGCAAGATTCAGGGCAAGTTCGTGTCCACGGCGTATATACCCGACTTCTACCAGGAATTGATTCGCCGGCGCATTCCGGTGAACACGGGCATTTTCACGCGCGTCGAATGA
- a CDS encoding type II secretion system F family protein encodes MSLPIILGLAFFGSLLVIFLVSRMGTATISKSSRQMAGEIESSLADAFVFVNRQKAAAWSMAGMIGLPVIVFLVSRSFLVALASIPLAMMLPKQYIKRMQKKRIDTLEKQLPDALLMMSGALRAGASFPSSLEAVIYEMAPPISQEFDLLMREIRLGIDMDVAMRNLERRVPIPDFLMMTAAVTIAREVGGNLAEALESVARTLREKLQMEGKIKALTSQGRMQGIVMTCLPLFLMLVLRFMEPKAMAPLFDEPVGWATLSVIAVMEFLGYVSITRITNIDV; translated from the coding sequence ATGAGTCTTCCCATTATTCTCGGCCTGGCTTTCTTCGGCAGCCTGCTGGTGATCTTCCTCGTGTCGCGCATGGGCACCGCCACGATCAGCAAAAGTTCACGTCAGATGGCGGGCGAAATCGAGTCTTCGCTTGCCGACGCGTTCGTATTCGTCAACCGGCAGAAGGCCGCTGCGTGGAGCATGGCGGGCATGATCGGATTGCCGGTCATCGTGTTTCTCGTCAGCCGCAGCTTTCTGGTTGCGCTCGCGTCGATACCGCTTGCCATGATGCTGCCGAAGCAATACATCAAGCGCATGCAAAAAAAGCGTATCGATACGCTGGAAAAGCAGTTGCCCGATGCGCTGCTCATGATGTCCGGCGCGCTGCGTGCCGGCGCAAGCTTTCCCTCTTCACTCGAAGCGGTGATTTACGAAATGGCACCTCCTATTTCGCAGGAATTCGACTTGCTGATGCGCGAAATCCGGCTCGGCATCGACATGGATGTTGCGATGCGCAATCTGGAGAGGCGTGTTCCGATTCCCGACTTTCTGATGATGACGGCGGCCGTCACGATCGCACGTGAAGTGGGCGGCAATCTGGCCGAAGCGCTCGAGTCGGTCGCCCGCACGTTGCGTGAAAAGCTGCAGATGGAAGGCAAGATCAAGGCGCTCACGTCGCAGGGCCGCATGCAGGGGATCGTGATGACCTGCCTGCCGCTCTTTCTGATGCTCGTTCTGCGCTTCATGGAACCCAAAGCAATGGCGCCGCTATTCGACGAACCGGTCGGCTGGGCCACATTGAGCGTGATCGCCGTGATGGAGTTTCTCGGCTACGTGTCGATCACCCGCATCACCAATATCGATGTCTGA
- a CDS encoding type II secretion system F family protein, protein MLLIIALVMSLGLIAFIAIGYKSINGLAGAVPPEDRTFLDPLPKSLRPLWPLVNFVVHHFGDRFSPKLVDKTDLQLRLTSLTFLMNARQFIALSIIGAVGMALVVLLLMLALGMFSMLALILAAALGYFYPRIWTRDVRRRRVAQILRHLPIYLDFLTLAVEAGLNINGAIQKAVEKGPEGPLRRELEHVLRDLKSGLNRMESLRRLDDRLRIKEMTNLVSTIVQAERMGSGLAKSLRFQSEQRRSERFQRAEKQAMEAPVKLVFPLLIFIFPVTFIVLGFPIVMKFVQEGLL, encoded by the coding sequence ATGCTGCTCATCATTGCGCTCGTCATGAGTCTCGGGCTGATTGCGTTCATCGCAATCGGCTACAAGTCGATCAACGGTCTGGCTGGCGCCGTCCCGCCGGAAGATCGCACGTTCCTCGATCCGCTGCCGAAGTCGCTGCGCCCGCTATGGCCGCTCGTGAATTTCGTGGTTCACCACTTCGGCGACAGATTCAGCCCAAAGCTCGTCGACAAGACCGACCTGCAATTGCGGCTTACGTCGCTTACGTTCCTGATGAATGCGCGCCAGTTCATCGCGCTGTCGATCATCGGCGCGGTCGGCATGGCGCTCGTCGTGTTGCTGCTGATGCTCGCGCTCGGCATGTTCTCGATGCTCGCGCTCATTCTCGCGGCCGCGCTCGGTTATTTCTATCCGCGCATCTGGACGCGTGACGTGCGCCGCCGCCGCGTCGCCCAGATTCTCAGGCATCTGCCGATCTATCTCGACTTTCTCACGCTCGCCGTCGAGGCAGGTCTGAACATCAATGGCGCGATTCAGAAGGCGGTCGAGAAGGGCCCGGAAGGCCCGTTGCGTCGAGAACTCGAACACGTTTTGCGCGACCTCAAGTCGGGACTGAACCGGATGGAATCGCTGCGCCGCCTCGACGACCGTCTGCGCATCAAGGAAATGACGAACCTCGTGAGCACCATCGTGCAGGCGGAACGCATGGGCTCGGGGCTTGCCAAGTCGCTGCGCTTCCAGTCCGAGCAACGCCGCTCCGAACGTTTCCAGCGCGCGGAAAAGCAGGCGATGGAAGCGCCGGTGAAGCTCGTCTTCCCGTTGTTGATCTTCATTTTTCCAGTGACGTTTATCGTGCTTGGATTTCCGATCGTGATGAAATTCGTGCAGGAGGGCTTGCTGTGA
- a CDS encoding DUF192 domain-containing protein, with translation MKVARLYAEGRDTTVQVSVTQTAGERMRGLLGRDDLASGEALLLTRCGSVHTFGMRFSIDVVFLDRRQQIVAIHYAVPKHRIVFSLRATETLEMPAYSARTHGLAVGDQLVFEVLS, from the coding sequence GTGAAAGTCGCGCGACTTTATGCCGAAGGCCGCGATACGACTGTTCAGGTGTCGGTCACGCAGACCGCTGGAGAACGCATGCGCGGCTTGCTCGGCCGGGACGATCTTGCATCCGGCGAGGCATTGCTGCTGACACGCTGTGGCTCGGTACACACGTTCGGCATGCGCTTTTCAATAGACGTGGTGTTTCTCGACCGCCGCCAGCAAATCGTCGCGATCCATTATGCGGTGCCAAAGCACCGTATCGTGTTCAGCCTTCGCGCGACCGAAACGCTTGAAATGCCTGCTTATTCCGCGCGAACCCATGGGCTCGCTGTCGGCGACCAGCTCGTATTCGAGGTCTTGTCATGA
- a CDS encoding TadE family protein, whose amino-acid sequence MTEFLIVAPALLFVCFGTLQFVLLYQAKSTLDVAVLEAAREGAVNNGSMQAMRAGLARGLAPIYARHADAAGVAAALASAQTAATQFSIITVLNPTPAAIQDYARPRYYPDQAATFTEIPNDSLMYRDSSVPPGATSGMNIQDANLLKIHVHYCYDMYVPLVNKVIYYATNVIGTIGAMGILTREPASSTANPDPYGNPLNGDALCKIKLKDGIATGRWPISLDAEAIVRMQSPLRASALNDSPNPTGD is encoded by the coding sequence ATGACCGAATTCCTCATCGTCGCGCCCGCGCTGCTGTTCGTCTGCTTTGGCACGTTGCAGTTCGTGCTGCTGTATCAGGCGAAATCCACGCTAGACGTCGCGGTACTTGAAGCCGCGCGCGAAGGCGCGGTCAATAACGGTTCGATGCAAGCGATGCGCGCCGGCCTTGCACGAGGGCTTGCTCCAATTTACGCTCGCCACGCGGATGCGGCCGGGGTCGCCGCGGCACTTGCCAGCGCACAGACCGCGGCCACCCAGTTCAGCATCATTACCGTGCTCAACCCGACGCCGGCTGCGATCCAGGATTACGCGCGGCCTCGTTACTATCCCGATCAAGCTGCAACGTTCACGGAGATTCCCAATGACTCGCTGATGTATCGGGATTCTTCGGTGCCGCCTGGCGCAACGTCGGGCATGAATATTCAGGATGCCAATCTTTTGAAAATTCACGTGCACTACTGTTACGACATGTATGTGCCGCTGGTCAACAAGGTGATCTACTACGCAACCAATGTGATCGGCACCATCGGGGCTATGGGCATTTTGACACGCGAACCCGCCAGTTCGACTGCTAATCCGGACCCCTATGGAAATCCGCTGAACGGCGATGCTCTCTGCAAAATCAAGCTCAAGGACGGTATTGCAACGGGCCGCTGGCCCATTTCGCTCGACGCCGAGGCCATTGTCCGTATGCAGTCACCGCTGCGGGCCTCGGCGCTGAATGACTCACCGAATCCGACGGGCGATTGA
- a CDS encoding lytic transglycosylase domain-containing protein — MARLHHASGVVMIVGGMGGGELGAVAPSMRSTAAYARAHTRSVMVTTATPATASPAAEPSASVASRVMAFAPLIEKAARATQLDAALLMAVIDVESGGNPQAVSPKGASGLMQLMPATGMRHGAFDLFDPQQNIGAGARYLQALLQQFGDLALALAAYNAGEGAVQKSNGQIPPYAETLSYVPKVIARYGWYRDAMLGTTSAFIQEVRTVGAIRPMHRSADARVLSGGDGEGD, encoded by the coding sequence GTGGCACGATTACATCACGCGTCCGGCGTCGTCATGATCGTAGGCGGCATGGGCGGCGGCGAACTGGGCGCCGTGGCCCCGTCCATGCGCTCCACCGCTGCTTACGCTCGCGCGCACACGCGTTCAGTCATGGTGACGACGGCGACTCCGGCAACGGCTAGCCCGGCGGCTGAGCCGTCGGCGTCTGTGGCATCGCGCGTGATGGCATTCGCACCGCTGATCGAAAAGGCCGCGCGCGCTACGCAACTCGACGCCGCATTATTGATGGCTGTGATCGACGTCGAATCCGGCGGCAATCCACAAGCTGTGTCGCCGAAAGGCGCGTCGGGTCTCATGCAATTGATGCCCGCGACGGGAATGCGACATGGCGCATTTGATCTGTTCGATCCGCAGCAGAACATCGGCGCGGGTGCGCGCTATCTGCAAGCGCTCCTCCAGCAGTTCGGCGACCTCGCACTCGCGCTTGCCGCCTATAACGCCGGCGAAGGCGCTGTGCAGAAATCGAACGGCCAAATACCACCCTACGCTGAGACGCTGAGTTACGTGCCGAAAGTGATCGCGCGTTACGGATGGTATCGGGACGCTATGCTGGGCACGACCAGCGCATTCATCCAGGAGGTGCGGACGGTGGGGGCGATTCGGCCGATGCATAGGAGCGCGGATGCGCGCGTCCTGTCAGGTGGAGATGGAGAAGGCGATTAA
- a CDS encoding Hpt domain-containing protein, translating to MPNQHQRAHAAEYRSLYATALDLVGGDRAAASRVLELVANTNRAGLVSLRESIDKCEWEQVASAAHRIAGSARVLGCTGLLVLLTRLEAAARARERGRIAGIFPLVSHSIDALNTSIEAALSLCAL from the coding sequence ATGCCAAACCAGCATCAACGCGCTCATGCCGCCGAGTATCGTTCGCTTTATGCCACGGCGCTCGATCTGGTGGGCGGAGATCGAGCTGCTGCATCGCGCGTGCTCGAACTGGTCGCCAATACCAATCGCGCCGGGCTCGTCTCGCTGCGCGAGAGTATCGACAAGTGCGAGTGGGAGCAGGTTGCCAGCGCGGCGCATCGTATTGCCGGTTCCGCGCGTGTGCTCGGGTGTACGGGTCTGCTCGTTCTGCTGACGCGGCTGGAAGCTGCGGCGCGGGCGCGGGAGCGCGGCCGCATCGCGGGCATTTTTCCGCTTGTCAGTCACTCGATCGACGCGCTGAACACGTCGATCGAGGCCGCGCTCAGTCTATGTGCGCTTTGA